In the Geothermobacter ehrlichii genome, one interval contains:
- a CDS encoding molybdopterin molybdotransferase MoeA, with amino-acid sequence MPRSFESARELILDNVRPLPVEQVSLAEAVGRILAEPVCAPWDLPMWDNSAMDGFAVRCADAVAGAELPVVATIAAGASGVGVEVRPGTAVRILTGAPTPAGCDAVVPYEATEMVAPERVRILEPPQVGDHIRLRGEDIRADSEVLHAGTCLRPAEINLLASLGLTGVRVHRRPRVAIVSTGDELVEPGTVPGPGQIVNSNGLALAAAVQQAGGEPLLLGIAADDRDSLRRRLAEGLEADVLISSAGVSAGDRDLVRVVLEELGVRQLFWKIDVKPGRPTAFGLRDGKPVFSLPGNPVSALLTFEEFVRPALRRMQGDAQPMRPMRHATLAGPVVKKPGRTLLLRVVLRQEGDRLLAESSGDQNTGITSTLLRANGIAILPAERGAFEAGEQVPVHEI; translated from the coding sequence ATGCCACGTTCCTTTGAAAGCGCACGGGAGCTGATTCTCGACAATGTCCGGCCGTTGCCGGTCGAACAGGTTTCTCTTGCCGAAGCGGTCGGGCGTATTCTTGCCGAGCCGGTTTGCGCCCCCTGGGATTTGCCGATGTGGGACAATTCGGCGATGGACGGGTTCGCCGTTCGCTGTGCCGACGCCGTGGCTGGCGCCGAACTGCCGGTTGTTGCCACCATTGCCGCCGGCGCCAGCGGCGTCGGGGTCGAGGTCCGGCCGGGAACCGCCGTCCGGATTCTCACCGGGGCGCCGACTCCGGCCGGCTGCGACGCCGTGGTCCCCTACGAGGCGACCGAAATGGTCGCCCCGGAGCGGGTGCGCATTCTCGAGCCGCCCCAAGTCGGGGACCATATCCGCCTGCGCGGTGAGGACATCCGGGCCGACAGCGAGGTGCTGCACGCCGGCACCTGTCTGCGGCCGGCCGAAATCAACCTTCTCGCCTCTCTGGGTCTGACCGGGGTCCGTGTTCACCGGCGGCCGCGGGTGGCGATCGTCTCCACCGGCGACGAGCTGGTTGAGCCGGGAACCGTGCCCGGTCCGGGGCAAATCGTCAACAGCAACGGGCTGGCTCTGGCCGCAGCCGTACAGCAGGCCGGTGGCGAGCCGCTGCTGCTCGGCATCGCTGCCGACGATCGTGACAGTTTGCGGCGGAGGCTGGCCGAGGGGCTGGAGGCCGATGTGCTGATCAGCTCGGCCGGGGTTTCCGCCGGCGACCGGGACCTGGTGCGGGTGGTGCTCGAGGAGCTGGGGGTGCGTCAGCTGTTCTGGAAGATCGACGTCAAGCCGGGACGCCCGACCGCCTTCGGTTTGCGCGACGGCAAGCCGGTCTTTTCCCTGCCGGGTAACCCGGTTTCGGCGCTGCTCACCTTCGAGGAGTTCGTGCGTCCGGCCCTGCGGCGCATGCAGGGAGATGCGCAGCCGATGCGGCCGATGCGGCATGCCACCCTGGCCGGGCCGGTGGTAAAGAAGCCGGGGCGCACCCTGCTGCTGCGGGTCGTGCTGCGGCAGGAAGGGGATCGGCTGCTGGCGGAGAGTTCCGGCGACCAGAACACCGGCATCACCAGCACCCTGCTGCGCGCCAACGGCATCGCCATCCTGCCCGCCGAACGCGGCGCGTTCGAGGCGGGAGAGCAGGTGCCGGTGCATGAGATCTGA
- a CDS encoding ATP-binding cassette domain-containing protein, producing the protein MEQLVEIRDLLFSRENFILRVDRLELQRGRLYLLTGPNGAGKSTLLRLLAQLLTPDRGEIRFQGRLVASERDRQQLRRQITLVEQTPFLFAGTVGHNLAFGLRLRGIRGRRLRQLVTGALAAVDLVGFEERRTDSLSGGEAQRVALARALVLEPKLLLLDEATASLDAEVLPLFEGLVARLLAEGVTVVLSSHDRESPRRLDARHLVMDGGILHQVDRPFPALSRKSETEQKRCHVPLKAHGS; encoded by the coding sequence ATGGAACAGCTCGTCGAGATCCGCGACCTTCTCTTCAGCCGGGAGAATTTTATCCTGCGTGTCGACCGGCTCGAGCTGCAGCGCGGAAGACTCTACCTGCTGACCGGACCCAACGGCGCCGGCAAGAGCACCCTGTTGCGGCTGCTGGCTCAGCTGCTGACTCCGGATCGGGGCGAGATCCGTTTTCAGGGCCGACTGGTCGCCAGCGAAAGGGATCGCCAGCAGCTGCGCCGCCAGATCACCCTGGTGGAACAGACCCCGTTTCTTTTCGCCGGCACGGTCGGCCACAACCTGGCGTTCGGCCTGCGGCTCAGGGGAATTAGGGGCCGTCGGCTGCGGCAGCTTGTCACCGGGGCGCTGGCGGCCGTGGATCTGGTGGGGTTCGAGGAGCGGCGGACCGACAGCCTTTCCGGCGGCGAAGCCCAGCGGGTGGCACTGGCGCGGGCGCTGGTTCTTGAGCCGAAGCTGCTGCTGCTCGACGAGGCGACTGCCAGTCTCGATGCCGAGGTGTTGCCGTTGTTCGAGGGGCTGGTCGCCCGGCTGCTCGCCGAGGGGGTGACGGTGGTTCTTTCCAGTCACGATCGGGAATCGCCGCGCCGGCTCGATGCGCGCCACCTGGTCATGGACGGCGGAATTCTTCACCAGGTCGACAGGCCGTTTCCGGCTCTGTCCAGGAAATCAGAAACGGAGCAGAAAAGATGCCACGTTCCTTTGAAAGCGCACGGGAGCTGA
- the mobA gene encoding molybdenum cofactor guanylyltransferase gives MMAVSDIVPATTGIVLAGGESRRMGSDKSLLPLDGERFIERIFRLMAELFDEVLIVTNAPELYADIACRKVPDVYRGRGALAGIHAGLRHARSPQIFVVACDMPFLRPELIRHICRTNRWDVHVPRTASGLEPLHACYRKACLPAMERILRKGGRRIVDFFPAVRVAEMSPAVWRRHDPEGLSFLNVNTPQDYFALRRTVLAGNDGMVGQ, from the coding sequence ATGATGGCCGTGAGCGACATCGTTCCCGCGACAACCGGGATTGTCCTGGCCGGTGGCGAGAGCCGGCGCATGGGGAGCGACAAGTCACTGCTGCCGCTGGACGGCGAACGTTTCATCGAACGCATCTTCCGGCTGATGGCGGAGCTTTTCGATGAGGTCCTGATCGTCACCAATGCGCCCGAACTCTATGCCGACATTGCGTGCCGCAAGGTGCCTGACGTCTACCGGGGCCGGGGGGCGCTGGCGGGAATTCACGCCGGTCTGCGTCATGCCCGCAGCCCGCAGATTTTCGTCGTTGCCTGCGACATGCCCTTTCTGCGGCCGGAACTGATTCGCCATATCTGCCGGACGAACCGGTGGGATGTTCACGTTCCACGAACAGCTTCAGGACTGGAGCCGCTGCACGCCTGCTATCGCAAGGCCTGCCTGCCGGCCATGGAAAGGATTCTGCGAAAAGGCGGCCGTCGCATCGTCGATTTCTTTCCGGCGGTCAGGGTGGCGGAAATGTCGCCCGCGGTCTGGCGGCGCCATGACCCGGAGGGGCTCTCCTTTCTCAACGTCAATACGCCACAGGACTATTTTGCCCTGCGCCGGACCGTGCTTGCCGGCAACGACGGCATGGTGGGCCAGTGA
- a CDS encoding helix-turn-helix domain-containing protein → MLRKGHSGMDKITYPVQIGELAKRLGITTRTIRYYEEIGLMGSTERLGGGTRTYQKEDVLRLKFILKLKELGITLREMQELADNFDTSNRDFTKITPRLLEILDHHIGKVDQKIANLSSLRQEIVAYRQRILDILNGDAQPEQ, encoded by the coding sequence ATGTTACGTAAAGGTCATTCCGGCATGGACAAGATCACCTATCCCGTACAGATCGGCGAGCTGGCCAAGAGGCTCGGCATCACCACCCGCACCATCCGCTATTATGAAGAGATCGGCCTGATGGGTTCGACCGAGCGGCTGGGCGGCGGCACCCGCACCTACCAGAAAGAAGACGTACTGCGGCTCAAGTTCATCCTCAAGCTGAAGGAGCTCGGCATCACCCTGCGGGAGATGCAGGAGCTGGCCGACAACTTCGACACCAGCAACCGAGACTTCACCAAGATCACTCCCCGGCTGCTGGAGATCCTCGACCATCATATCGGCAAAGTCGACCAGAAAATCGCCAACCTCTCCTCCCTGCGCCAGGAGATCGTCGCCTACCGCCAGCGCATTCTCGACATTCTCAACGGCGATGCCCAGCCGGAGCAATGA
- a CDS encoding acyl-CoA thioesterase — MSQLSTEIEIRFSDLDAYGHVNNATFFTYLETARVKFFRDRFAELMRSGILFLVAEATCRYLQPIGLDDRVLIDVWADKVGRRSFTLGYRMHDGNDKVFARAGTVMVCFDQKAGTPTALPDDFRNALTALTPQD, encoded by the coding sequence ATGTCGCAGCTGAGCACCGAAATCGAAATCCGCTTCTCCGATCTCGACGCCTACGGGCACGTCAACAACGCCACCTTCTTCACCTACCTGGAAACGGCGCGGGTCAAGTTCTTCCGCGACCGTTTCGCCGAACTGATGCGCAGCGGCATCCTCTTTCTGGTCGCCGAAGCGACCTGCCGCTACCTGCAGCCAATCGGACTGGACGACCGGGTGCTGATCGACGTCTGGGCGGACAAGGTCGGACGCCGCAGCTTCACCCTCGGCTACCGGATGCACGACGGCAACGACAAGGTCTTCGCCAGAGCCGGCACGGTCATGGTCTGCTTCGACCAGAAGGCCGGCACGCCCACCGCCCTGCCGGACGACTTCCGCAACGCGCTGACGGCCCTGACTCCGCAGGACTGA
- a CDS encoding ABC transporter permease yields MGYLSESLGTAFGLIVQLDREVLGAVRVSLSTSLVATLVSTALGVPIGAAVGLGRFPGRRAVLTLLNTLMALPTVVVGLLLFGLLSRQGPLGDFGLLFTPWAMIMGQTVLATPIVANYTLSAVAGADPRILPTALTLGASRLRGVWQLLLEVRFGVMAAVVAGFGRVVAEVGVAMMLGGNIRGYTRTMTTAIALETSKGEFAFGLALGLLLLSVALVVNLFLNTMQQR; encoded by the coding sequence TTGGGTTATCTGTCCGAATCGCTGGGAACCGCCTTCGGTCTGATCGTCCAGCTTGACCGGGAGGTTCTGGGCGCCGTCAGGGTGTCGCTGTCGACGTCCCTGGTCGCCACCCTGGTCTCGACGGCCTTGGGAGTGCCGATCGGCGCGGCGGTCGGTCTGGGCCGTTTTCCCGGCCGGCGGGCCGTGCTGACCCTGCTGAACACCCTGATGGCGCTGCCGACGGTGGTGGTCGGGCTGCTGCTCTTCGGGCTGCTGAGCCGCCAGGGACCGCTGGGCGACTTCGGGCTGCTCTTCACCCCCTGGGCGATGATCATGGGGCAGACGGTCCTGGCGACGCCGATCGTGGCCAATTACACCCTGTCGGCGGTGGCCGGAGCCGATCCGCGTATTCTACCCACCGCCCTGACCCTGGGCGCGAGCCGGCTGCGCGGCGTCTGGCAGCTGCTGCTGGAGGTGCGTTTCGGCGTGATGGCGGCCGTTGTTGCCGGGTTCGGCCGGGTTGTTGCCGAGGTCGGCGTGGCGATGATGCTGGGCGGCAACATCCGCGGCTATACCCGCACCATGACCACCGCCATCGCCCTGGAGACCAGCAAGGGAGAATTCGCTTTCGGCCTGGCCCTGGGACTGCTGCTGCTGAGCGTGGCCCTGGTGGTCAACCTGTTTCTCAACACGATGCAGCAGAGGTGA
- a CDS encoding substrate-binding domain-containing protein — MKIWLQTMLLLIVFLAVPAFAVEHLRLATTTSTENSGLLAVLLPPFEQANNCRVDVIAVGTGKALKLGETGDVDVVLVHARSKEDKFVAAGYGVDRRDVMYNDFVILGPKDDPAGIAGLADAAMAMRRIARAKATFVSRGDDSGTHTREKQLWQAAGVVPRGDWYLEAGRGMGEVLTMADERQGYTLSDRGTFLAYRGKIELAVLVEGDRRLFNPYGVIMVNPARHPHVKVELARKFMDFLTSAEGRKLITGYRRNGEQLFYVAD; from the coding sequence ATGAAAATCTGGCTGCAGACCATGCTGCTTCTGATTGTTTTTCTGGCCGTGCCCGCCTTTGCCGTCGAGCATCTGCGTCTGGCGACCACCACTTCGACCGAGAATTCCGGTCTGCTGGCCGTTTTGCTGCCACCGTTCGAGCAGGCCAACAACTGCCGGGTCGACGTCATCGCCGTCGGCACCGGCAAGGCCCTCAAGCTTGGCGAGACCGGGGATGTCGACGTGGTCCTGGTGCATGCCCGCAGCAAGGAAGACAAGTTCGTCGCCGCCGGTTACGGCGTCGACCGGCGCGACGTGATGTACAACGATTTCGTCATTCTCGGGCCGAAGGACGATCCGGCCGGCATCGCCGGACTCGCGGATGCCGCAATGGCCATGCGCCGGATCGCCCGGGCGAAGGCGACCTTCGTCTCGCGCGGCGACGATTCCGGCACCCATACCCGGGAGAAGCAGCTCTGGCAGGCCGCCGGTGTCGTGCCGAGGGGCGACTGGTACCTGGAGGCCGGTCGCGGCATGGGTGAGGTGCTCACCATGGCCGATGAGCGGCAGGGCTACACGCTCAGCGACCGTGGCACCTTCCTTGCCTACCGGGGCAAGATCGAGCTTGCGGTTCTGGTCGAGGGGGACCGGCGCCTGTTCAATCCCTATGGTGTCATCATGGTCAACCCGGCCCGACATCCGCACGTCAAGGTCGAGCTGGCGCGGAAATTCATGGATTTTCTGACCTCGGCCGAGGGTCGGAAGCTGATCACCGGCTACCGGCGCAACGGCGAACAGCTCTTTTACGTCGCCGACTGA